In Lathyrus oleraceus cultivar Zhongwan6 chromosome 2, CAAS_Psat_ZW6_1.0, whole genome shotgun sequence, the DNA window CTTTGTGGTGTTCCAATAGAAAAATTCACTTTTACTCTTTATGTTTTGAATTTAGAATGTCAAAAAACATAACATTTCGTTTGTTTTAATCTTGATATTTTTGCTAGAGAACCTGGTTGGAAAAGGTGGTCATGCTGAAGTATATAAAGGACAATTATCAGATGGTCAAGTTGTAGCTGTTAAGAGACTAATGAAGAACGACAAGGATTTCGCCGATAGAGCAGGCGATTTCTTGACTGAGCTTGGAATTATCGCGCACATTAACCACCCCAATGCAACACACCTTATTGGGTTTGGTATCGAAAAAGGCCTCTACTTTGTCCTACAATTAGCACCATATGGAAGCCTTTCTTCTTTGCTCTTCGGTGCGCAGCGCTTCTTCCATAGCTTTTACTTCTCCGTTTTCTAGCACTTAATATTCTAACTCGCGCTTGCTATTGCTAACACAATTATGTTCAACATGTTAGGTTCTGAATGCTTAGAGTGGAAGACAAGGTACAAGGTAGCTATCGGAGTAGCCGAGGGATTGCATTATCTTCATGAAGACTGTCCGAGACGAATCATTCACAGGGACATCAAAGCCTCCAACATATTACTCAATGCTAATTATGAAGCTGAGGTACTTCCGCTAGCACTGTAATTTTATCTTGGATTCTTCTTTTCTTACTGTAAAAGTAAATTAACATCATTCCTTTTTTACTAAACTTCAGATATCAGATTTTGGACTTGCAAAATGGCTTCCAGATAATTGGGCACACCATGTTGTTTTTCCTATAGAAGGAACATTTGGGTTAGTCTTGAAGCCTCTATGACGTTTTCTTAGTATAACCGTTTTTTAAAACACTTGATGCATCAATGTATATCTGCAGATATTTGGCTCCAGAGTACTTTATGCATGGTATTGTGGATGAGAAGACTGACGTGTTCGCGTTCGGGGTTTTGCTACTCGAACTTATAACAGGTCGTCGTGCAGTTGATTCAGATAGTAGGCAAAGTCTTGTGATTTGGGTAAGGAGTACTAAGATTAGAAGTTTATATACTATTTAATTTACATGTGACAAGATATGATCATGATATACTATTGCCAGGCCAAGCCACTTCTTGATTCAAACAATGTCAAGGAACTAACAGATCCCAGATTAGAAGAGAATTATGATCCTATTGAAATGAAGCGTTCCATGGCGACGGCTTCCTTGTGCGTCCACCATTCGACCTCCAAGCGTCCGTTCATGAAACAGGtaacaaaataaacattttctatAAAGGATTGACACAGACAGACACGTAATACACATGTGTTGGTGTCTGGAACCTGACTTGCTTCTGTCTTGATTAAAGGTTGTGCGGATATTGAAGGGCTTGGAAACAATTTTAGATTCCAAGCAAAATTCTGGTTCCACAAAATCACTCATGTTAGAGGCATGTGACCTAGAGGATTACACTTGTTCAAATTACTTGAAGGACCTAAACCGCCATAGGGAACTAGTCATGGAGTGATACATTGTTATTTGTTAGTCCTTCCCGTGTGCTGCATTTTAAGGTTTCTTGTTCCTTCCTTTGTATACGTATTGTGAAAGGCTATGGAATGGTCGTTGTATAGCATTTTGTGTGCGGCTGAATCTGAAATCGTCACAGGCTTGTGTTTTTGTTCAAGCTTAGAAGGGCTTGTAATTTAGCATGAACCTGTAGGGAACCATCAATCAAGAAGACAGTTTCTTAGTTGTGGCTTTAGGCATTTTGTTGATGCTTGTGACACAAGTAATTCTCAAGCATCAATGTAATGTTAGAAATGATGCTAGCAGAGTGTTTGTACCTTTTTGACTCTGCTTTGGCATTGTTTCCATCCCAATTTCATCAGTCTCAGTCAATTGTATGCATCTTTTTTCCATTTCtttataattaatatatattttgAAAACAAATATATCATGGAACAACATGGGTCCATGAAGTTACTATTGTTTTAGTTGTTTTCATTTTTACCTCTGCCTTGTCTACTAAAAAAACTCCTTAAGTTTTTGTAacaaaaatgatttttttttgtggGATTTGTAGGGTGGAGGAACTTTTTCTCTCTTTAATTTTGTTTGATAGAAAGAAATTTGAAACAACATTGAATCAATGATTTAAATCTATAATTGACACAATcaattattataaataatataatataaatCATGGTCatttataattaattattaaCTACAACAATGTGGAACGACTAACCTTTCAATTAGTTAAATCTAATATCTTTTTTAATAATTTCTCTTGTAGTTTCTCTTGTAGTCTTCTAGATCTCCATCTACCTCAAATTATATGATTCCTCTCCATTTGATCTAATCTCTTTACAACAGAACCTACATGTTTCTCTTTATCTGTCTAAAACACTTAAGCTTATTTTCTACAATCTTTTCTACTCTTTATATGTCTAAAACACTTAAGCTTATTTTCTACAATCTTTTCTAGTATAGATGGGTCTTACCTGAACACTCTCTCTAATATTATCATTTATAATCTTATCCCCATTTACTCTTACCACACATTCAATGTAACACTCTCATCTCTTTTCACTTATTTTATTTGCGTGTTGATTCTCAACTGTCCAACAATTTGTCTCGTACAAAATTGCAAGGTTTATCATTTTCCGATAAAATTTTCCCATCATCTTAAGTAGTTATTTTGTGTCACATAAAACCCTTGAGGCCCTTCTACATTTTAGCCGCTAGCTTGAATTTGATGGTTACATCCCCATCTATTTCTATGTCATTTTGTATTATATACCCAAAATATTTAAATTGCATGATTTGTTTTATGATATGGTGCTAACACTCGTCATTATGAGATTTTTATGAGAAAATTCGAATGAATTCCAAAGAAATAATGACCAAAAACCATGTCAAAGTGTGAAGAATTGaacaataaaataataaattatgGTTATGAATGAAAGTAATGGaggttaagaagtactcttgatTTCCTAATCATCAAATGGATATGAATGGATGCAATGAGATTAAGAAATACTCTCGATTTCCTAGCCATCAGGTGATATGAATGAATAAGTTGAAGGTTAAGAAGCACTCTTGACTTCTTAACCATTaaatgcaaatgaattaaaaacatactcttgatttcttaatcattATATGACAATGATATAAaggttaagaagtactcttgactccttaaAAAATGAATtcaaatgaattaagaaataaTCTTGATTTCTCATTCATCAGATGAAAATGATATGAAGGTTGAGAAGTACTTTTGACTCCTTAAAAATGAATGTAAATGAATGAAGAAAcactcttgatttcttaatcatcaAATGATTTGAATATGTTGAGAGTAAGAAATACTCTTTACTTCTTAATCATcaaatgttatgcaatatgctgagattaagaaatactcttgacttcttagccatcaaatgattaaatgaatacaaatgaattaagaaatactcttgatttcttaatcaatGGATGAAAATGGTATGAATGTTTAAGAAGTATTCTTGACTCCTTAAAaatgaatgcaaatgaattaagaaatactcttgatttaTTAATCATCAGATCTCATGTAAATTTTCTGGGGATTAGAGAATCATGTACAACTGCTCTTGATTGACAGTAGACTCCTCTAGGGGATACAAAATCATGTTCAATTACTCTTGACTGAAGGTAGAATTTTGACGGGATAGAAAAATCATATTCAACTTCTCTTGACTGAAGGTAGACTCTTATGAAGGTTAATAACATTATGTTCAGTTGCTCTTGACTGAAGGTAGAGTCTCCTGGAGGCTAGAAAATCATGTTCAATTGCTCTTCACTGAAGGTAGACTTCTGACTGGATATAAAAATCATATTCAACTGCTCTTGACTGAAGGTAGAATCTTCCAGAGGTTAAGAAAATCATGTTCAGTGGCTCTTGACTGACAATATATTTTCTAACATTAACTGATCATGCTCTGCTGCTTCTTGTAGACGGTAGATCATAACAAACATGTAAACATATTGTACACTTGTACAAGGAACGGATTTGTTAAAAATTATCTTGTTCAACTGTTCTTCAAGCGCTCTTTATTGAAGGTAAACTCTCCTAGGGAAGAAATGATCATATTCAACGACTCTTGGATAAAGATGTCATATTCAGCCGCTCTTGGACAAAATGGATCGCATCTAACTACTCTTGGTTGATGACGAATTCCATGAAAATATAGTATCTAGCTGCTTTTGACTGAAAACAAGTATATGCGAAAAATGTATCCAACTGCTCTATGCTGAAAACATCATGTTCAACAACTCTTGGCTGAAACTATTGTGTCCAACAACTCTAGGATGAAATCAAATATGTGCAAATACAATATCTAGCTACTCTTAGCTGAAGACCAATATATGCAATCAACGTATTCAGTTGCTCTTGGCTGAAGGCAAAATCTATTAGGGATTACAAAcg includes these proteins:
- the LOC127119203 gene encoding receptor-like cytosolic serine/threonine-protein kinase RBK1, with product MFKMEKRGKKEENKNPEMESKVDNKKEFSSDDESSPRAVLDTPESDNSGSSSFSSSYSAENSPPSPPPIGKSGGGKESQVQQWKTMVDVFRFKSVRKLTAIPLFTAATVEITRKGFSKKLARNRSAEESLDIGAIPRKPSWRNFDYAELAAATNDFNSENLVGKGGHAEVYKGQLSDGQVVAVKRLMKNDKDFADRAGDFLTELGIIAHINHPNATHLIGFGIEKGLYFVLQLAPYGSLSSLLFGSECLEWKTRYKVAIGVAEGLHYLHEDCPRRIIHRDIKASNILLNANYEAEISDFGLAKWLPDNWAHHVVFPIEGTFGYLAPEYFMHGIVDEKTDVFAFGVLLLELITGRRAVDSDSRQSLVIWAKPLLDSNNVKELTDPRLEENYDPIEMKRSMATASLCVHHSTSKRPFMKQVVRILKGLETILDSKQNSGSTKSLMLEACDLEDYTCSNYLKDLNRHRELVME